The Apium graveolens cultivar Ventura chromosome 11, ASM990537v1, whole genome shotgun sequence genome has a window encoding:
- the LOC141696474 gene encoding uncharacterized protein LOC141696474: MRKRHSMQVIILKTRQVTGGNLLRLYLKEKLYHGGKFTEMFLDKYLPSYMQDQLEIKFLNLRQKDLSVAEYEVKFSELARFMPEYVNTEAKKAKRFQQGLRPWIRIQVALLEIKNYAALKAGQAVKKSRPQIAECKVCGKRHPGRFNKLNVTCFKCNQKGHYSTECPNGTGKPEMNCFKCGKVGHMSRNCKEPVQKANVLRISGPPPLLAPAAQPRAITFNMTMKDAMQNADVVACTLVINSVEVKMLLDSGATRSFITESVIDRLNCIAYPLEPNLIIEVENQERVTTNRVCPNCDMVIEGRHISSGLSPF; encoded by the exons ATGAGAAAAAGGCacagtatgcaagttattatctTAAAGACGAGGCAAGTTACTGGTGGGAATCTTCTAAGGCTTTACTTGAAGGAGAAGCTATATCATGGAGGAAAGTTTACCGAGATGTTTCTGGAtaagtatttgccaagttatatgcaagaccagttaGAGATAAAATTTCTGAATCTTAGGCAAAAAGACCTGTCagtggcagaatatgaggtgaagttcTCGGAGTTAGCTAGATTCAtgcctgagtatgtgaatactgaagcaaagaaggccaaaaggttccaacaAGGACTTAGGCCGTGGATTCGGATTCAAGTGGCGCTTTTGGAAATTAAGAACTATGCGGCACTT aaagctggacaagCAGTGAAAAAGAGTAGACCTCAGATTGCGGAATGTAAGgtttgtgggaagagacacccAGGGAGGTTTAATAAGTTGAACGTGACATGTTTTAAGTGTAACCAAAAAGGACATTATTCGACGGAGTGCCCAAATGGAACAGGGAAGCCAGAAATGaattgtttcaagtgtggaaaagTAGGCCATATGTCCAGGAACTGCAAAGAGCCTGTTCAAAAGGCGAATGTGCTTAGAATTTCTGGACCGCCGCCTCTATTAGCACCAGCAGCCCAACCAAGGGCTATAAccttcaacatgacaatgaaagatgccATGCAAAACGCGGATGTGGTGGCATGTacgcttgttataaactcagtagaagtcAAAATGTTATtagattctggagcaactagatcttttattaCTGAAAGTGTTATTGATAGATTAAACTGTATTGCGTACCCTCttgaacctaatttgattatagaagtagAAAATCAAGAAAGAGTTACTACCAATAGGGTTTGTCCCAATTGTGAtatggttatagaaggtcggcatATTTCTAGCGGACTTAGTCcattttaa
- the LOC141695141 gene encoding TMV resistance protein N-like, which produces MTTTISKTSPSSVSTSTPTRWDVFLSFRGSDTRYKFTSHLYSALDRHGVRTYMDDPELRTGEVLSEALLQAIKDSKTYIVVFSEDFASSRWCLDELVEIYNCYETMKRLVIPVYYNIDPSDVRNQTGSFKPAFEKHQTRSGSDTEKVKKWRVTLANVATFSGKTILAKRSEADIVDEIVDIILNDISSKTLDVARYPVGLNSRIKDITAMLSSAPRGVTKIGIYGMGGVGKTTLAKALYNELLPESFTGICFLANVREVSGTFKGLESLQQKLINDVLQSKKKFEVPNVEEGIKFIRERFCSAKVLVLIDDIDNPKQYESLVGSFASGSVVITTTRDQEVLDKIEVEPKFQYKVNELDDAESLALFSQYAYGSAKPNNSLMALSKEILLLAGGVPLALIVFGAFLSRRSEIGWKSYIERLQRNPDNTIQQKLVICLDALEWDDPKMKKIFLDIACFFIGKKKEAVVKIMETYYSYVDHNIDILRKRCLLTTNDEGELRMHDLLRDMGREVARNNSPDEPGKHSRLWVSSDIRDVLKKHKGTEAIECIIHSHKYEFYEDAIWNEKYDMETFKRMRNLRFLQLYCVHLTGSFEGAFEDLRWFCWDLCPLECLPPGFHPEKLVILELTRSNIKNMGELNLVFENLKSLDMSYSMNLSSTPDFTMLPSLETLKLVACKSLKEIHKSVGSLKRLVSLNLCDCVNLKSLQDSICNLRSLKSLNIFGCSSLEVLPTELGNIKSLSELNAEKLSVSKLPDSIRYLSKLVELKLSYNMNLKTLSDSICNLRLLEVLHISNCSILKEFPTEFGNFESLKKLNAMELNISELPNSIGNLSQLVYLNLCSSHHLKTLPDSICNLRALEVLNIGHCISLKALPEELGNLESLTRLEARSLTISEIPSSIGSLRKLVTLILSYNTKLETLPDTLCTLKSLEILDISKCEKLEMLPDQLYKLTSLRQINARYATLLKELPGISQLSNLKHLDLTGCVELLSLAELP; this is translated from the exons ATGACTACTACAATTTCTAAAACATCACCATCTTCTGTTTCAACTTCAACTCCTACCCGCTGGGACGTTTTCTTGAGCTTCCGTGGTTCAGACACTCGGTATAAGTTTACCAGTCATTTGTACTCTGCCTTGGATCGTCATGGAGTTCGAACGTATATGGATGATCCTGAGCTACGCACAGGTGAAGTCTTGTCTGAAGCATTGCTCCAAGCTATTAAGGATTCCAAGACCTACATTGTCGTGTTTTCTGAAGATTTTGCTTCTTCACGTTGGTGCCTTGACGAGCTTGTAGAGATCTACAATTGCTACGAAACAATGAAAAGATTGGTGATTCCGGTGTATTACAACATTGATCCTTCAGATGTGCGAAATCAAACCGGGAGTTTTAAACCTGCTTTTGAAAAACATCAAACCCGTTCAGGTTCTGATACTGAGAAAGTGAAGAAGTGGCGTGTTACACTAGCAAATGTTGCTACCTTTTCAGGAAAAACTATATTAGCAAAAAG GTCTGAAGCTGACATTGTTGATGAAATTGTTGATATCATTCTAAACGACATAAGTTCGAAGACTTTAGATGTTGCGAGATATCCAGTTGGCTTAAACTCTCGTATTAAAGACATAACAGCAATGCTTAGTAGTGCCCCGCGAGGTGTTACTAAGATTGGTATATATGGTATGGGTGGAGTGGGTAAAACAACTCTTGCCAAAGCTCTATACAATGAACTCTTGCCAGAAAGTTTCACAGGCATCTGCTTTCTAGCAAACGTTAGAGAGGTTTCAGGGACATTCAAAGGCCTAGAATCTTTGCAACAGAAACTTATTAATGATGTTCTTCAAAGTAAGAAAAAATTTGAGGTTCCCAATGTTGAAGAAGGAATTAAGTTTATACGAGAGAGATTTTGTTCAGCAAAAGTTCTAGTACTTATTGATGATATAGACAACCCTAAACAATACGAATCCTTAGTCGGATCATTTGCTTCGGGGAGTGTAGTTATTACAACTACAAGGGATCAGGAGGTACTGGATAAAATTGAGGTAGAGCCGAAATTCCAATACAAGGTAAATGAGTTGGATGATGCTGAGTCTCTGGCACTGTTTTCCCAATATGCATATGGAAGTGCTAAACCAAACAACAGCTTAATGGCATTGTCCAAAGAGATTCTGCTTCTTGCTGGTGGTGTTCCACTAGCTCTAATAGTCTTTGGAGCATTTTTGTCCAGGCGATCTGAAATAGGATGGAAATCTTATATCGAGAGACTACAACGAAATCCTGACAACACTATTCAGCAAAAACTTGTAATTTGCTTGGATGCCTTGGAATGGGACGATCCTAAGATGAAAAAAATATTCCTTGACATTGCCTGCTTTTTCATCGGTAAGAAGAAAGAAGCGGTGGTTAAGATAATGGAAACTTATTATTCTTACGTAGATCATAACATTGATATTTTAAGGAAGAGATGTTTACTCACGACCAATGATGAAGGTGAGTTGAGAATGCATGATCTGCTACGGGACATGGGAAGGGAAGTTGCGCGTAACAACTCTCCAGATGAGCCCGGAAAACATAGTAGATTGTGGGTATCGTCAGATATACGTGATGTGTTGAAGAAGCACAAG GGGACAGAAGCAATTGAATGTATCATCCACAGTCACAAGTATGAGTTCTATGAGGATGCAATCTGGAATGAAAAATATGATATGGAAACATTCAAGAGGATGAGAAATTTGAGATTTCTTCAACTCTATTGTGTACATCTAACTGGAAGCTTTGAAGGTGCATTTGAAGATTTAAGGTGGTTCTGCTGGGATCTTTGTCCATTAGAGTGTTTACCTCCAGGATTTCACCCTGAAAAACTTGTTATCCTTGAGTTGACTCGTAGCAATATCAAAAACATGGGGGAGCTTAATCTG GTTTTTGAAAATTTAAAGTCTCTAGACATGTCGTATTCCATGAATTTAAGTTCAACCCCAGACTTCACTATGTTACCGTCTCTTGAAACTTTAAAACTTGTCGCCTGTAAAAGCTTAAAGGAAATCCACAAATCAGTTGGAAGTTTGAAGAGGCTCGTTTCCTTAAATTTGTGCGACTGTGTAAACCTGAAAAGCCTTCAGGACAGCATATGCAACTTGAGATCCCTGAAAAGTCTAAATATTTTTGGATGTAGTAGTTTGGAAGTATTGCCTACAGAGTTGGGGAACATTAAATCCCTGAGTGAGCTTAATGCGGAGAAACTAAGTGTTTCAAAGTTACCGGATTCGATCAGATATCTTAGCAAGCTAGTTGAGCTGAAGTTAAGTTATAACATGAACCTTAAAACTCTTTCAGACAGCATTTGCAATTTGAGACTGTTGGAAGTTCTGCATATTTCTAATTGCAGTATACTGAAAGAATTCCCCACAGAATTCGGGAACTTTGAATCCCTCAAAAAGCTCAATGCGATGGAACTTAATATTTCCGAGTTACCGAATTCAATTGGAAATCTTAGTCAGCTTGTTTACCTGAATTTATGTTCCAGCCATCACCTAAAAACTCTTCCGGACTCTATCTGCAACTTGAGAGCATTGGAAGTCCTTAATATTGGTCATTGCATTTCTCTGAAAGCATTGCCTGAAGAATTGGGGAATCTGGAATCATTAACAAGGCTGGAAGCGCGGAGTTTAACTATTTCAGAAATACCAAGTTCAATAGGAAGTCTTCGTAAACTTGTCACGCTGATTTTAAGTTATAACACGAAACTTGAAACTCTTCCGGACACCCTTTGCACCCTGAAATCACTGGAAATTCTGGATATTTCTAAATGTGAAAAATTAGAAATGTTACCAGATCAGTTGTATAAGCTGACAAGTTTAAGGCAAATAAATGCAAGATATGCCACTCTGTTAAAAGAACTTCCTGGTATTAGTCAGCTGTCAAATCTGAAACATCTTGATCTTACTGGTTGTGTTGAACTGTTGTCTCTTGCAGAACTCCCCTAA
- the LOC141695142 gene encoding uncharacterized protein LOC141695142 has product MKILPNLSNLKQLKRLNLRYCSALTDIQGLEELTSLKVLHLTGCNSSLLASIFTERFFQIYAEFGHEIRIYTGEFPDWISPSSNAKVPKFSLEFLLNSSHHFVGMHESDTHTEDYFVGMHDTDTDTDTDTDTDTDTDTDTDTDTDTDTDTDTDTDTEEFLDCSSESSYLEESIVSLDLLPDVSHDFLWMRESNTDTEEFLDCVSESFNTEESIVSLDLLPDVSHDFLWMHESNTDTEEFLDCVSESFNTEESIVSLDLLPNVSHNFLGMNGTSTDTEEISDRISDSSESSDSEESVLLPYDLLSNNFSGLHETNTCTEERLDWSSESSSFEANSDSDLPPNVSYSFLGMILFFVPFQTYTLTYNEKNIWESESFDGCPALVMVIVPRSIFTVSDGDGIRLTSENADIYGIHLLYKPQNHL; this is encoded by the exons ATGAAAATATTGCCAAATCTATCCAACTTGAAACAATTGAAGAGGTTGAACCTTAGATATTGCAGTGCTTTGACAGACATTCAAGGCTTGGAGGAACTCACTTCTTTAAAAGTACTTCACTTGACAGGTTGCAACTCATCTCTTCTGGCGTCTATTTTCACAGAACGTTTCTTTCAG ATCTACGCTGAATTTGGACATGAAATTAGAATATACACAGGGGAGTTTCCAGATTGGATTAGTCCATCAAGTAATGCAAAAGTGCCAAAATTTTCTTTAGAATTTCTGCTAAATTCGTCTCATCATTTCGTGGGTATGCATGAAAGTGATACTCACACTGAGGACTATTTTGTGGGTATGCATGACACTGACACTGACACTGACACTGACACTGACACTGACACTGACACTGACACTGACACTGACACTGACACTGACACTGACACTGACACTGACACTGACACTGACACTGAGGAGTTTCTCGATTGCAGTAGTGAATCATCTTATTTAGAAGAGTCGATAGTGTCCTTAGATTTACTGCCAGATGTGTCACACGATTTCTTGTGGATGCGTGAAAGTAACACCGACACAGAGGAGTTTCTGGATTGCGTTAGTGAATCATTTAATACAGAAGAATCAATCGTGTCCTTAGATTTACTGCCAGATGTGTCACACGATTTCTTGTGGATGCATGAAAGTAACACTGACACGGAGGAGTTTCTGGATTGCGTTAGTGAATCATTTAATACAGAAGAATCAATCGTGTCCTTAGATTTGCTGCCAAATGTTTCACACAATTTCCTTGGAATGAATGGAACTAGCACTGATACAGAGGAGATTTCAGATCGTATTAGTGACTCCTCTGAATCAAGTGATTCAGAAGAGTCAGTGTTACTTCCGTACGATTTGCTGTCAAACAATTTTTCGGGGCTGCACGAAACCAACACTTGCACAGAGGAGCGTCTGGATTGGAGTAGTGAATCAAGTTCTTTTGAGGCAAATTCAGATTCAGACTTGCCGCCAAATGTGTCATACAGTTTCTTGGGGATGATTCTTTTCTTTGTACCATTTCAGACTTACACCTTGACATATAATGAGAAGAATATATGGGAGAGCGAATCTTTTGATGGCTGCCCTGCATTAGTAATGGTGATAGTACCGAGATCGATCTTCACAGTCAGTGATGGTGATGGTATTAGATTAACATCAGAAAATGCAGATATCTATGGGATTCATCTATTGTACAAACCACAGAATCATTTGTAA
- the LOC141696807 gene encoding EP1-like glycoprotein 2, with product MSSSWLSFPIFISLLIILSISSAQAAVPASATFKYTNEGELGDYVVEYDANYRTLPIARFPFQICFYNTTPTAFILGLRMGDQRSESTMRWVWDANRAKPVQEKATLTFGTDGNLVLADADGTVAWQTGTANKGVVRLELLTNGNLVLVDSKGKFVWQSFDHHTDTLLPGQSLLSSGPNKLISRSSDIEASDGAYSYVIEKSQMSLYYQPNNTKTPILYNKNNFGTGKDILSQILFTIEPFTRIDSDTVWAYEFHLQSFMNNSTSSSGAAVLSRAKYNATYSMLRVDSDGNLKIYTYEEHVDYGAWDVTYVLFDRDQGRERECKLPHRCGSFGVCEDDQCVACPTPNGLTGWSKTCGKGAVDYYKVVGVEHFTNGITSGSGPTTVGDCKKKCDSDCKCLGFFYREDTSMCLIAPALGALNKVSNSSHVAYVKMSK from the coding sequence ATGTCTTCTTCTTGGCTGTCTTTCCCAATTTTCATTTCACTACTGATAATTTTATCGATCTCCTCTGCTCAAGCTGCCGTCCCTGCTAGTGCGACATTTAAATATACCAATGAGGGGGAGCTAGGCGACTATGTTGTCGAATATGATGCCAACTACCGTACATTGCCTATTGCTAGATTTCCGTTTCAAATTTGTTTTTACAACACAACTCCTACTGCCTTCATCCTTGGACTACGCATGGGCGATCAACGTTCTGAATCAACTATGCGTTGGGTTTGGGATGCCAACCGTGCCAAGCCAGTCCAAGAGAAAGCAACACTGACATTTGGCACGGATGGAAACCTTGTCCTAGCCGATGCTGATGGCACTGTCGCTTGGCAGACTGGCACAGCCAACAAAGGCGTCGTACGTCTAGAATTACTAACAAATGGTAACCTGGTGTTGGTTGACTCAAAGGGCAAATTTGTTTGGCAAAGTTTTGATCACCATACTGATACACTTCTACCCGGCCAATCTCTTCTATCCAGTGGACCAAACAAGCTCATTAGTCGATCATCCGATATTGAGGCCTCAGACGGGGCTTACTCTTATGTAATAGAGAAGAGCCAGATGTCCTTGTATTACCAGCCTAACAATACCAAAACTCCAATACTCTACAACAAAAATAACTTCGGAACAGGGAAAGACATTCTAAGCCAAATTCTATTTACAATCGAGCCCTTTACTCGAATAGACAGCGACACTGTTTGGGCCTATGAATTTCACCTCCAGTCTTTCATGAACAACTCCACCAGCTCTAGTGGTGCTGCTGTATTGTCAAGAGCAAAGTACAATGCTACTTACTCTATGCTTCGTGTTGATAGCGATGGAAACTTGAAAATTTATACATACGAAGAGCACGTTGACTATGGTGCATGGGATGTCACATACGTGCTCTTTGATAGAGACCAAGGCCGAGAGAGAGAATGTAAGCTGCCACATAGATGCGGCTCATTTGGAGTTTGCGAAGACGATCAATGTGTAGCTTGTCCAACGCCTAATGGACTGACAGGATGGAGCAAGACTTGTGGCAAAGGGGCTGTGGACTACTACAAAGTTGTGGGAGTTGAACATTTTACAAATGGCATAACAAGTGGATCCGGGCCAACTACAGTTGGTGATTGTAAGAAGAAATGTGACTCGGACTGCAAGTGCTTAGGTTTTTTCTACAGGGAAGATACCTCAATGTGCTTAATTGCTCCTGCACTAGGTGCTTTGAACAAAGTTTCGAATTCATCTCACGTTGCCTATGTCAAGATGTCCAAGTAG